In Jatrophihabitans endophyticus, one DNA window encodes the following:
- a CDS encoding non-ribosomal peptide synthetase translates to MTLVAALRGHARERPDEVSLAFDRGDRPDLVLTFAELDTRVRRLAAGLAATGIAPGERVLVAHEPGPDYVTAFLGCLLARVVAVPVYPPRSRRGLATVASIAGDAGAIGALVDDPTAWSAADAPVPALTWDDATAPDDAPDPGSVAPDDIAFLQYTSGSTAEPRGVVVRHRNLVANLDVIATVVAAGPGTRSVSWLPPYHDMGLIGGILQPVYAGFPVRLLSPTQFLHDPGRWLRAISETRADCSAAPTFAYEECVRRVPAEQVATLDLSSWRTAIVGAEPVDAATLDRFAERFAPAGFDPTAFAPCYGLAEATLFVTGTKRAGRSPSVRAADRDALAAGAVVDAHAGESTAVLVGCGRPGGDVEVAVVDPASGLRCPADRVGEVWTRGPSVAGGYWNRGDADDWDAELEGRRGWLRTGDLGFVDADGELFVAGRSKDVMIIRGVNHHPHAVESTLAEAVAGLRRDRVAVFSVDAPTGERAVAVVEVPRSDGGPELVDALRSAAAREHGIDLADVRAVRRGSLPRTTSGKLRRRATRAAYLTGRFGGGATAPADTAAAGGDDELTRLVAAALDTTAAAVPADRPLTSAGLDSLRAVRLRALVLDRFGVQLPVDELLDGLTRDGIAARLAAEPAPGPDRATPTEDAAAPTPGQQSLLAVDRAGGSAAYHLVAAGSTRTALPPERLAAALDVLVRRHPALRTVVDLTPDGVVTTHVAGAVPAPTVTGHDVTAATWDSLVSSWSAEPLPLATPPLLRAMVGRLPDGSGRVAVCVHHIAADAISGGVLAEELGAALRGELDPAEVPVARTTAAPAAGDLDYWHATLAGAAPPAGPVAVDLDAPDTGTDLYSFDLDEPLTRAIGRLAGRHRATPFMVLAGAFAATVSRYCGSDGEDVVIGTASAGRPDLAALRAVGFHTTTLPLRIDLTGRPTGGDLLARTRAACLGAYAHDAVPYEQILGTWRAGRQDSAERRLVRHLVVLHDRAPQIRLDGAVVELGMRPSPRPRFDVELHLTRRADGTLTGQLVTARPLAAGRPDDIAALVVAHLEELVRDEPRSLSAVPLPAAAATTVAGWEHGGEAPAPLDPIASLQRDARARPDDVAVLDIDDTPVPYRRLHELVMATAAAVRAHGAVPADVVGVLGHRGAPTLAAVLGVLATGCVYLPLDPDHPPARVADLVADTSPAVLLHGSGTTPPAGTAGPTVPIPTSPLPVDGRVEPLTPARDDAAAYLVHTSGSTGRPKGAVNTARGLGVRLAWARERMSLRPTDRVLVKTPVSFDVSVWELTLPIAAGAVAVVCAPGEHRDPVALHDRMRRTGVTVAHFVPSMLDAFLDYEGPALPSLRLVVVSGEALAAATARRLADRYPAARLLNLYGPAEAAIDVSAHDVQPDDRSVPIGRPVPGTTLRILTGDLARQPTGAPGQLYIGGSQVGRGYHARPATTAARFGPDPFDPGARLYATGDLARWRTDGTIEFLGRVDDQVKIRGQRVEPGEVAAALGTAAGVTSAAAVVASGELIGFVCGAAPNPDAVRRHVAALLPSAAVPAAVLVLPTLPVTTNGKLDRRALREVATARTRVAPARAPVAPRDPTETAIAALWRDVLGGPTPGVLDDFFDSGGDSLSAARLLARVTSRFGVTLALDEVLAGHRTVAAIAELLTSAELAQASDDELLAALDALDAADPPPAPPPAEEAG, encoded by the coding sequence ATGACCCTCGTCGCGGCACTGCGTGGTCACGCCCGCGAGCGACCCGACGAGGTGTCCCTCGCCTTCGACCGCGGTGACCGTCCCGACCTCGTGCTGACCTTCGCCGAGCTCGACACCCGGGTACGTCGGCTGGCCGCCGGCCTCGCCGCGACCGGGATCGCGCCCGGCGAACGGGTGCTCGTGGCCCACGAGCCGGGCCCCGACTACGTCACCGCGTTCCTGGGCTGCCTGCTGGCCCGGGTCGTCGCGGTGCCGGTGTACCCGCCGCGGTCGAGACGCGGCCTCGCCACCGTCGCCTCCATCGCCGGCGATGCCGGTGCGATCGGCGCGCTCGTCGACGACCCGACCGCGTGGTCCGCGGCGGATGCCCCGGTCCCCGCCCTGACGTGGGACGACGCCACCGCCCCCGATGACGCCCCCGATCCCGGGTCGGTCGCGCCCGACGACATCGCGTTCCTGCAGTACACCTCCGGCTCGACCGCGGAGCCCCGCGGCGTGGTGGTGCGTCACCGCAACCTCGTCGCCAACCTCGACGTCATCGCGACGGTGGTCGCGGCCGGCCCCGGCACACGCAGCGTCAGCTGGCTCCCGCCGTACCACGACATGGGCCTCATCGGCGGCATCCTGCAACCGGTGTACGCGGGCTTCCCGGTGCGCCTGCTCAGCCCGACGCAGTTCCTGCACGACCCCGGCCGCTGGTTGCGGGCGATCAGCGAGACGCGGGCCGACTGCAGTGCGGCGCCGACCTTCGCCTACGAGGAGTGCGTCCGCCGGGTGCCGGCCGAGCAGGTCGCGACCCTCGACCTCTCGTCCTGGCGTACGGCCATCGTCGGCGCCGAACCGGTCGACGCCGCGACCCTCGACCGGTTCGCCGAGCGCTTCGCGCCGGCGGGTTTCGACCCCACCGCGTTCGCCCCGTGCTACGGACTGGCCGAGGCGACCCTCTTCGTGACCGGGACCAAGAGAGCGGGCAGGTCGCCGAGCGTGCGAGCCGCCGATCGCGACGCCCTGGCCGCCGGTGCCGTCGTGGACGCGCACGCGGGCGAGAGCACGGCTGTCCTCGTCGGATGCGGCCGTCCGGGCGGGGATGTCGAGGTCGCGGTCGTCGACCCCGCCTCGGGGTTGCGGTGTCCGGCCGACCGGGTCGGCGAGGTGTGGACCCGGGGCCCCTCGGTCGCCGGCGGCTACTGGAACCGCGGCGACGCGGACGACTGGGACGCCGAGCTGGAGGGCCGTCGCGGGTGGCTGCGCACGGGCGACCTCGGCTTCGTCGACGCCGACGGCGAGCTGTTCGTCGCCGGGCGGAGCAAGGACGTCATGATCATCCGGGGCGTCAATCACCATCCGCACGCCGTCGAGAGCACGCTCGCCGAGGCCGTCGCCGGACTGCGCCGCGACCGGGTGGCGGTCTTCTCCGTCGACGCGCCGACCGGCGAGCGGGCCGTCGCCGTCGTCGAGGTGCCACGGTCCGACGGCGGACCCGAGCTCGTCGACGCGCTGCGTTCGGCCGCCGCGCGCGAGCACGGCATCGACCTCGCCGACGTCCGCGCGGTGCGACGGGGCAGCCTGCCCCGGACGACCAGCGGCAAGCTGCGGCGCCGTGCCACCCGGGCGGCCTACCTGACGGGCCGCTTCGGCGGCGGTGCGACCGCTCCCGCCGACACCGCGGCGGCCGGGGGCGACGACGAGCTGACCCGGCTCGTCGCGGCCGCGCTGGACACCACCGCGGCCGCCGTCCCGGCCGACCGACCGCTCACCTCCGCAGGGCTGGACTCGCTGCGGGCCGTGCGGCTGCGGGCCCTCGTCCTCGACCGCTTCGGCGTCCAGCTGCCCGTCGACGAACTCCTCGACGGCCTCACCCGCGACGGGATCGCCGCGCGGCTGGCGGCCGAGCCCGCGCCCGGGCCCGATCGGGCGACCCCGACCGAGGACGCCGCCGCCCCCACCCCGGGCCAACAGTCCCTGCTCGCCGTCGACCGGGCCGGCGGCTCGGCCGCCTACCACCTCGTCGCGGCCGGGTCGACGCGCACCGCCCTGCCCCCGGAGCGGCTGGCCGCGGCACTGGACGTCCTCGTCCGACGGCACCCGGCCCTGCGCACCGTCGTCGACCTGACGCCCGACGGCGTGGTCACCACCCACGTCGCCGGCGCCGTGCCCGCCCCGACGGTCACCGGGCACGACGTCACGGCCGCGACGTGGGACTCCCTCGTCTCGTCGTGGTCGGCCGAGCCGCTGCCGCTCGCGACACCGCCGCTGCTGCGCGCGATGGTCGGCCGGCTGCCCGACGGCAGCGGGCGCGTCGCGGTGTGCGTCCACCACATCGCCGCCGACGCCATCAGCGGCGGCGTCCTGGCCGAGGAGTTGGGCGCGGCGCTGCGCGGTGAGCTCGACCCGGCCGAGGTGCCGGTCGCCCGCACCACCGCGGCGCCCGCCGCCGGCGATCTCGACTACTGGCACGCCACGCTGGCCGGCGCCGCCCCACCGGCCGGACCGGTCGCCGTGGATCTCGACGCGCCGGACACCGGCACCGACCTGTATTCGTTCGACCTCGACGAGCCCCTCACCCGGGCGATCGGCCGGCTCGCCGGCAGGCACCGGGCGACGCCGTTCATGGTGCTGGCCGGCGCGTTCGCCGCCACCGTCTCGCGGTACTGCGGCTCGGACGGCGAGGACGTCGTCATCGGCACCGCGAGCGCGGGACGACCCGACCTCGCCGCGCTGCGCGCGGTCGGCTTCCACACCACCACGCTGCCCCTGCGCATCGATCTCACCGGTCGGCCCACGGGTGGCGATCTCCTCGCCCGCACGCGCGCCGCCTGTCTCGGCGCGTACGCCCACGACGCCGTGCCCTACGAGCAGATCCTCGGCACGTGGCGCGCCGGGCGGCAGGACTCCGCCGAGCGCCGCCTCGTCCGGCACCTCGTCGTCCTGCACGACCGCGCACCGCAGATCCGGCTCGACGGCGCGGTCGTCGAGCTCGGCATGCGGCCCTCTCCCCGGCCACGTTTCGACGTCGAACTGCACCTCACCCGTAGGGCCGACGGCACGCTCACCGGCCAGCTGGTCACCGCGCGGCCGCTGGCGGCGGGCCGCCCGGACGACATCGCGGCCCTGGTCGTCGCGCATCTCGAGGAGCTCGTGCGCGACGAGCCGCGGTCGCTGTCCGCCGTGCCTCTCCCGGCGGCCGCAGCCACGACGGTCGCGGGTTGGGAACACGGCGGCGAGGCGCCCGCTCCACTCGACCCGATCGCGAGCCTGCAACGCGACGCCCGCGCCCGACCGGACGACGTCGCGGTGCTCGACATCGACGACACCCCGGTCCCGTACCGTCGGCTGCACGAGCTGGTCATGGCGACCGCGGCGGCGGTGCGCGCGCACGGCGCCGTGCCGGCCGACGTCGTGGGCGTCCTCGGCCACCGCGGCGCCCCCACCCTCGCCGCCGTCCTCGGCGTCCTGGCCACCGGCTGCGTGTACCTGCCGCTCGACCCGGACCACCCGCCGGCTCGGGTGGCCGACCTGGTCGCCGACACCAGCCCGGCGGTGCTGCTCCACGGGTCGGGCACGACGCCACCGGCCGGCACGGCCGGGCCGACGGTCCCGATCCCGACCTCACCCCTGCCCGTCGACGGGCGCGTCGAGCCCCTCACCCCGGCCCGCGACGACGCCGCCGCCTACCTCGTGCACACCTCCGGCTCCACCGGTCGGCCGAAGGGTGCGGTGAACACCGCGCGCGGCCTCGGCGTCCGGCTGGCCTGGGCCCGCGAGCGGATGTCGCTGCGGCCCACCGATCGGGTCCTGGTGAAGACCCCGGTGTCGTTCGACGTGTCGGTGTGGGAGCTCACCTTGCCGATCGCCGCCGGAGCCGTCGCGGTCGTGTGCGCCCCCGGTGAGCACCGCGACCCCGTCGCGCTCCACGACCGCATGCGCCGGACGGGAGTGACCGTGGCGCACTTCGTCCCGTCCATGCTGGACGCCTTCCTCGACTACGAGGGCCCGGCACTGCCCAGCCTGCGCCTGGTGGTCGTCAGCGGGGAGGCGCTGGCTGCAGCCACGGCCCGCCGTCTCGCGGACCGTTATCCGGCCGCGCGCCTGCTGAACCTGTACGGCCCGGCCGAGGCGGCGATCGACGTGAGCGCCCACGACGTCCAGCCGGACGACCGGTCGGTGCCGATCGGCCGCCCGGTGCCGGGCACGACGCTGCGCATCCTCACCGGCGACCTCGCACGACAGCCGACCGGCGCGCCCGGCCAGCTGTACATCGGCGGCTCCCAGGTGGGCCGGGGCTACCACGCCCGCCCGGCCACGACCGCCGCCCGCTTCGGACCCGACCCGTTCGACCCGGGCGCCCGGCTGTACGCCACCGGCGACCTCGCCCGGTGGCGGACCGACGGCACGATCGAGTTCCTGGGCCGCGTCGACGACCAGGTGAAGATCCGCGGCCAACGCGTCGAACCGGGCGAGGTCGCCGCCGCGCTCGGCACGGCGGCCGGGGTCACCTCCGCGGCCGCCGTCGTCGCGTCCGGCGAGCTGATCGGCTTCGTGTGCGGCGCCGCACCGAACCCCGACGCCGTCCGCCGGCACGTGGCCGCCCTCCTGCCGTCGGCCGCCGTGCCGGCCGCCGTCCTGGTCCTGCCCACCCTGCCGGTCACCACGAACGGCAAGCTCGACCGTCGTGCCCTGCGCGAGGTGGCGACCGCGCGCACGCGCGTCGCCCCGGCCCGGGCCCCGGTCGCGCCGCGCGACCCCACCGAGACCGCGATCGCCGCGCTCTGGCGCGACGTCCTCGGCGGCCCGACACCAGGCGTCCTGGACGACTTCTTCGACAGCGGTGGCGACTCGCTGTCCGCGGCGCGACTGCTGGCCCGCGTCACCTCGCGGTTCGGGGTGACCCTCGCGCTCGACGAGGTCCTGGCCGGGCACCGCACGGTCGCCGCCATCGCCGAACTGCTCACGTCCGCCGAGCTCGCGCAGGCGTCGGACGACGAGCTGCTCGCGGCACTCGACGCGCTCGACGCGGCGGACCCGCCGCCCGCGCCACCGCCGGCCGAGGAGGCGGGATGA
- a CDS encoding non-ribosomal peptide synthetase, translating into MTAGPGPGPAPTPTAADARSRLAAMTPEQRAQLADELRRRRGEPRPRGTGLRAHDWPETGASAPATPQQRRIWLEQQLAPESTAYVLPALVTIADTVDVDRLAAALHTVSLRHAALRTTVALRADGELEQRVDAAPLRLERRTIRPGDLDDEVATRIAVPFDLAVEAPARAVLFESPGPSGRPGERHLLLTLHHVAVDGWSLGLLVDDVSAAYAGTSRAAPLQYLDHALDRAANPPSPGGAAPTDPLAGAEALPWDSPGGAPRRAVVRHVELPPDLLAALHAVERGGGHTHYVSLAAAVALVIARWSGRDDLVLGMPVANRDSPDREGIVGLFMDNRAVRVRTTSRTVREFLLAVQTVVLGELARDATPAGAPDPTALVRALVSLRNVDVPTLVLGDATCPVRQLPTGQAQVPFLLEVVPRADGGADGWLELETAALGPGLEPDRVAAAIVHTLELLADPATGSVRLADLDVLDAEHARLVTTTFPGIDATGDPGPATVLTAWAARVAHEPDAVVVLDDAAGSEHTVAELERWSRSLAAGLRRHGAGAGTLVGVAVDRGPLLLAVLLAVLRTGAGYVPVDPTLPPARRAQVVTDAAPLLVVGEGPAAASLPVPVVAPGALVDEPSPAGADVEVPPGAADVAYVLYTSGSTGRPKGVAVAHGAIANRVARMVAADGLDRAGERILQKTSTSFDPSLTEMLAGLTGRGTIVVAAPGRHGDPAYLLDVVARRSVTSFDVVPSMLSVLVEHRAFGSALAGVRQLYCGGEELAPDLVARVHAALPHLRLVNLYGPTEAAVDATAQLVEPGAGRVPIGRPIPGTSAWVLDATRRPCPIGVDGEIYLGGRQLAQGYLGRPGLTAAAFVPSPFEVGRRVYATGDRARWAADGTLEFRGRVDDQVKIRGVRVEPGEVESALRRHPLVGDAAVIVSPGPALAAYVTAATVEPPTVEPPTVEPPTDAVPGSPPAGLAESLPARLRTDLARDLPPAMVPDGIVVLDALPVGSSGKVDRAALRALTPSPSPAGDGVAPADDLETVLCSIWSAAIGHEIADVTAEFFEVGGHSLAALRILGQVQELLRIDLTVAEVLTTPTIRSTAAVLRERGAERGVDADAVASVVRRVMSMDAESVAAALRTGA; encoded by the coding sequence ATGACCGCCGGCCCCGGACCCGGCCCCGCCCCGACGCCGACTGCGGCCGACGCGCGCAGCCGACTGGCGGCGATGACCCCGGAGCAACGGGCGCAGCTCGCCGACGAGCTACGGCGCCGCCGCGGCGAGCCCCGCCCGCGCGGCACGGGCCTGCGGGCGCACGACTGGCCGGAGACCGGGGCGTCGGCACCGGCGACCCCGCAGCAGCGGCGGATCTGGCTGGAGCAGCAGCTGGCGCCCGAGTCCACCGCGTACGTCCTGCCGGCGCTCGTCACGATCGCCGACACCGTCGACGTCGACCGGCTGGCCGCGGCCCTGCACACGGTCTCGCTGCGGCACGCCGCCCTGCGCACCACCGTCGCGCTGCGCGCGGACGGCGAGCTCGAGCAGCGGGTCGACGCGGCTCCCCTGCGCCTGGAGCGGCGGACCATCCGGCCGGGCGACCTCGACGACGAGGTGGCCACCCGGATCGCCGTGCCCTTCGATCTCGCCGTCGAGGCGCCGGCGCGCGCAGTCCTCTTCGAGTCCCCCGGGCCGTCCGGGCGCCCGGGCGAGCGACACCTCCTGCTGACACTGCACCACGTCGCGGTCGACGGCTGGTCGCTCGGCCTACTCGTCGACGACGTGTCCGCTGCCTATGCCGGCACGAGCCGCGCGGCGCCGCTGCAGTACCTCGACCATGCGCTCGACCGGGCCGCGAACCCTCCTTCCCCCGGCGGCGCCGCCCCGACCGACCCGCTGGCCGGTGCGGAGGCGCTGCCCTGGGACTCGCCCGGCGGCGCGCCCCGTCGGGCCGTCGTCCGGCACGTCGAGCTGCCCCCGGACCTGCTGGCCGCGCTGCACGCGGTCGAGCGCGGCGGCGGCCACACCCACTACGTCTCACTGGCCGCCGCGGTCGCGCTCGTGATCGCGCGCTGGTCGGGGCGCGACGACCTCGTGCTGGGCATGCCGGTGGCCAATCGCGACTCCCCCGACCGCGAGGGCATCGTCGGCCTGTTCATGGACAACCGCGCCGTGCGGGTGCGCACCACGAGCCGCACCGTGCGGGAGTTCCTGCTCGCCGTCCAGACGGTCGTGCTCGGCGAGCTGGCCCGGGACGCGACGCCCGCCGGCGCGCCCGATCCGACGGCGCTCGTCCGCGCCCTCGTCTCGCTGCGCAACGTCGACGTGCCGACGCTCGTCCTCGGCGACGCGACGTGTCCGGTGCGGCAGCTGCCGACCGGGCAGGCGCAGGTGCCCTTCCTGCTGGAGGTCGTCCCCCGCGCCGACGGCGGGGCCGACGGGTGGTTGGAGCTGGAGACGGCGGCGCTCGGCCCGGGTCTCGAGCCCGATCGCGTCGCCGCCGCGATCGTCCACACCCTCGAACTGCTGGCCGACCCGGCCACCGGCAGCGTGCGGCTCGCCGACCTCGACGTCCTGGACGCCGAGCACGCCCGGCTGGTCACCACGACGTTCCCCGGGATCGACGCGACCGGCGACCCCGGACCGGCGACCGTGCTCACGGCGTGGGCCGCACGGGTCGCCCACGAGCCCGACGCGGTCGTCGTCCTGGACGACGCCGCCGGCAGCGAGCACACCGTCGCCGAACTGGAGCGCTGGTCGCGGTCCCTGGCCGCCGGCCTGCGCCGCCACGGTGCGGGCGCCGGCACGCTCGTCGGCGTCGCGGTCGACCGCGGCCCGCTGCTGCTCGCCGTGCTGCTCGCCGTGCTGCGCACCGGCGCCGGGTACGTCCCGGTGGACCCCACCCTGCCGCCGGCCCGGCGGGCGCAGGTCGTGACCGATGCGGCACCGCTGCTCGTCGTCGGGGAGGGGCCGGCCGCGGCCAGCCTCCCGGTCCCGGTCGTCGCTCCCGGCGCGCTCGTCGACGAGCCCTCCCCCGCCGGCGCGGACGTCGAGGTGCCCCCGGGGGCCGCCGACGTCGCGTACGTGCTCTACACGTCGGGATCGACCGGCCGGCCCAAGGGCGTCGCGGTCGCACACGGGGCGATCGCCAACCGCGTCGCCCGGATGGTCGCCGCCGACGGCCTGGACCGCGCCGGCGAGCGCATCCTGCAGAAGACCTCGACCTCGTTCGACCCGTCGCTCACCGAGATGCTCGCGGGCCTCACCGGCAGGGGCACGATCGTCGTCGCCGCCCCGGGCCGGCACGGCGACCCGGCCTACCTGCTCGACGTCGTCGCCCGCCGCTCGGTGACCAGCTTCGACGTCGTGCCCTCGATGCTCTCGGTCCTCGTCGAGCACCGCGCGTTCGGGTCCGCGCTGGCCGGGGTGCGCCAGCTGTACTGCGGCGGCGAGGAGCTGGCACCGGACCTCGTCGCCCGCGTGCACGCCGCGCTCCCACACCTGCGTCTCGTCAACCTGTACGGCCCGACCGAGGCGGCGGTCGACGCCACGGCCCAGCTCGTCGAGCCGGGGGCCGGCCGGGTGCCGATCGGTCGGCCGATCCCGGGTACGTCCGCGTGGGTGCTCGATGCCACGCGGCGCCCCTGCCCGATCGGGGTCGACGGCGAGATCTACCTCGGCGGCCGGCAGTTGGCCCAGGGCTACCTCGGTCGCCCGGGTCTCACCGCCGCGGCGTTCGTGCCGTCGCCGTTCGAGGTCGGCCGGCGCGTCTACGCCACGGGCGACCGCGCACGGTGGGCGGCCGACGGCACCCTCGAGTTCCGCGGCCGGGTCGACGACCAGGTCAAGATCCGCGGCGTGCGGGTCGAGCCGGGCGAGGTCGAGAGCGCCCTGCGTCGCCATCCACTCGTCGGCGACGCCGCGGTGATCGTCAGCCCGGGTCCCGCACTCGCCGCGTACGTCACCGCCGCGACCGTCGAGCCGCCGACCGTCGAGCCGCCGACCGTCGAGCCGCCGACCGACGCGGTGCCGGGTTCGCCCCCGGCGGGCCTGGCCGAGTCCCTGCCGGCCCGGCTGCGCACGGACCTGGCCCGTGATCTGCCGCCGGCCATGGTCCCCGACGGCATCGTCGTCCTCGACGCCCTGCCGGTCGGCTCGTCGGGCAAGGTCGACCGCGCGGCGCTGCGGGCCCTCACCCCTTCCCCGTCGCCGGCCGGCGACGGCGTCGCGCCGGCGGACGACCTCGAGACCGTGCTCTGCTCGATCTGGTCGGCCGCGATCGGCCACGAGATCGCCGACGTGACGGCCGAGTTCTTCGAGGTCGGGGGCCACTCGCTGGCCGCACTGCGCATCCTCGGCCAGGTGCAGGAGCTGCTGCGCATCGACCTCACCGTCGCCGAGGTCCTGACCACGCCGACGATCCGCAGCACCGCCGCGGTCCTGCGAGAACGCGGTGCCGAGCGCGGCGTCGACGCCGACGCGGTCGCCTCCGTGGTCCGCCGGGTGATGTCGATGGACGCCGAATCGGTCGCCGCCGCGCTGCGGACCGGCGCCTGA